From Kryptolebias marmoratus isolate JLee-2015 linkage group LG15, ASM164957v2, whole genome shotgun sequence, a single genomic window includes:
- the tacr2 gene encoding substance-K receptor isoform X1, which translates to MDSDGFIQHISTHERDLEATLVPLSVSSDWMDDGNETSWNQFQQPDWQVALWAIAYSLIILVSVTGNVTVIWIILAHRRMRTVTNYFIVNLAFSDVSMATFNTLFNFVYALHNDWYFGLGYCRFQNFFPIMAMFSSIYSMAAIAVDRYMAIIHPLKPRFSSTSTKVVIAVIWIVAFSLAFPQCYYSVTRFYYPRTVCMVDWPDDYGGTHQLSYQFTVIVLIYLLPLLVMLVTYSLVGRSLWGGHIPGEASDHYHSQITAKRKVVKMMVVVVVTFALCWLPYHIYFILGSFNRDIYKQHYIQQVYLAIFWLAMSSTMYNPIIYCCLNQRFRAGFRHAFAWCPFIKVSEEDRMELQHTNTFRVTVTRSRRSETSYTHASIKTNHVERDACLQRKKPTSSTYNSHLTKKTDDTRTPAVKYMEHSP; encoded by the exons ATGGACTCCGACGGTTTTATTCAACACATTTCAACACATGAGCGAGACCTGGAGGCCACTTTGGTCCCTTTGTCAGTCAGCTCCGACTGGATGGACGACGGGAACGAGACGAGCTGGAACCAGTTCCAGCAGCCCGACTGGCAG gtGGCTCTCTGGGCCATAGCCTACTCCCTCATCATCCTGGTGTCTGTCACTGGGAACGTCACAGTGATCTGGATCATCCTGGCTCACAGACGCATGAGGACCGTAACCAACTATTTCATCGTCAACCTGGCCTTCTCTGACGTATCCATGGCAACCTTTAACACTCTTTTTAACTTTGTCTATGCGCTTCACAACGACTGGTACTTTGGTCTGGGTTACTGCAGATTTCAGAACTTCTTCCCCATCATGGCCATGTTTTCATCAATTTACTCCATGGCTGCCATTGCAGTGGACAG GTACATGGCCATCATACATCCCTTGAAGCCTCGCTTCTCCTCTACCTCCACAAAAGTGGTGATTGCTGTGATTTGGATCGTGGCGTTCTCGCTGGCCTTCCCTCAGTGCTACTACAGCGTGACGAGATTTTACTACCCCAGAACTGTGTGCATGGTGGACTGGCCTGATGATTACGGAGGAACACATCAACTAAG TTATCAGTTTACAGTGATAGTCCTGATCTACTtgctccctctgctggtgaTGCTGGTGACCTACAGTTTGGTTGGCCGATCACTGTGGGGTGGTCACATCCCCGGAGAGGCGTCAGATCACTACCACAGCCAGATAACAGCCAAGAGAAAG GTGGTGAAGATGATGGTGGTTGTGGTGGTGACCTTTGCTCTCTGTTGGCTGCCCTACCATATTTACTTCATTCTGGGCTCATTTAACAGAGACATTTATAAACAGCATTACATTCAGCAG GTGTATCTGGCAATTTTTTGGTTGGCCATGAGTTCAACCATGTACAATCCTATCATTTACTGCTGTCTAAACCAAAG GTTCCGCGCCGGCTTCCGTCACGCCTTCGCTTGGTGTCCCTTCATCAAAGTGTCAGAGGAGGACAGGATGGAGCTGCAGCACACAAACACCTTCAGAGTCACAGTGACGCGCAGCCGCCGCAGCGAAACGTCGTACACGCATGCTTCCATCAAAACAAACCACGTGGAGAGAGACGCATGTTTGCAGAGGAAAAAGCCGACGTCCAGCACATACAACTCACATCTGACAAAGAAGACGGATGATACAAGAACCCCAGCTGTCAAATATATGGAGCACAGCCCCTGA
- the tacr2 gene encoding substance-K receptor isoform X2: MRTVTNYFIVNLAFSDVSMATFNTLFNFVYALHNDWYFGLGYCRFQNFFPIMAMFSSIYSMAAIAVDRYMAIIHPLKPRFSSTSTKVVIAVIWIVAFSLAFPQCYYSVTRFYYPRTVCMVDWPDDYGGTHQLSYQFTVIVLIYLLPLLVMLVTYSLVGRSLWGGHIPGEASDHYHSQITAKRKVVKMMVVVVVTFALCWLPYHIYFILGSFNRDIYKQHYIQQVYLAIFWLAMSSTMYNPIIYCCLNQRFRAGFRHAFAWCPFIKVSEEDRMELQHTNTFRVTVTRSRRSETSYTHASIKTNHVERDACLQRKKPTSSTYNSHLTKKTDDTRTPAVKYMEHSP, encoded by the exons ATGAGGACCGTAACCAACTATTTCATCGTCAACCTGGCCTTCTCTGACGTATCCATGGCAACCTTTAACACTCTTTTTAACTTTGTCTATGCGCTTCACAACGACTGGTACTTTGGTCTGGGTTACTGCAGATTTCAGAACTTCTTCCCCATCATGGCCATGTTTTCATCAATTTACTCCATGGCTGCCATTGCAGTGGACAG GTACATGGCCATCATACATCCCTTGAAGCCTCGCTTCTCCTCTACCTCCACAAAAGTGGTGATTGCTGTGATTTGGATCGTGGCGTTCTCGCTGGCCTTCCCTCAGTGCTACTACAGCGTGACGAGATTTTACTACCCCAGAACTGTGTGCATGGTGGACTGGCCTGATGATTACGGAGGAACACATCAACTAAG TTATCAGTTTACAGTGATAGTCCTGATCTACTtgctccctctgctggtgaTGCTGGTGACCTACAGTTTGGTTGGCCGATCACTGTGGGGTGGTCACATCCCCGGAGAGGCGTCAGATCACTACCACAGCCAGATAACAGCCAAGAGAAAG GTGGTGAAGATGATGGTGGTTGTGGTGGTGACCTTTGCTCTCTGTTGGCTGCCCTACCATATTTACTTCATTCTGGGCTCATTTAACAGAGACATTTATAAACAGCATTACATTCAGCAG GTGTATCTGGCAATTTTTTGGTTGGCCATGAGTTCAACCATGTACAATCCTATCATTTACTGCTGTCTAAACCAAAG GTTCCGCGCCGGCTTCCGTCACGCCTTCGCTTGGTGTCCCTTCATCAAAGTGTCAGAGGAGGACAGGATGGAGCTGCAGCACACAAACACCTTCAGAGTCACAGTGACGCGCAGCCGCCGCAGCGAAACGTCGTACACGCATGCTTCCATCAAAACAAACCACGTGGAGAGAGACGCATGTTTGCAGAGGAAAAAGCCGACGTCCAGCACATACAACTCACATCTGACAAAGAAGACGGATGATACAAGAACCCCAGCTGTCAAATATATGGAGCACAGCCCCTGA